Proteins encoded by one window of Nitrospinota bacterium:
- a CDS encoding flippase: protein MIRLILWNFVFALAARVLQIAVSFALLMVIARYLPVEDFGAYSYIGAFTAAVMALSYFGVQNILTRDIAQKTFDTSTLYSTATALRGIMALLAASLLAALWMIGENGSIPLWIVLLAAASEAMLGYTLLQKSVLQGIERMGYMPVLTFIQSVSIGILAVGVIYAKGGYEWFFAAALLSNAAQFIAGGGILRRNGVRVDFSLVRKDHLKTFFAHSMMVGFAVILYKNLFVVNTLALKWLGNLESLAYFQAVHGLVIQSQILPMALSMAVFPAVSRLINKDFGAAAKILSESVKIMFFISAGAAAILWAFAGEVTQLVYGDKYAPSAYAMAVLAWALPALWMDLPLSGALVAMNRQKFSVMCAAVVLAANAALAFAFIPAYGFHAASWLALASYTLMPVCAVAFLMKQGVRFSFMSWAPQAGIPAAVCIMAALWLKPHIGLAASAVGGLVYVAGLFMTRGVSISEIKNLRRALAMPGKDER, encoded by the coding sequence CGGTGTCCTTCGCCCTGCTGATGGTCATCGCCAGATACCTTCCGGTGGAGGATTTCGGGGCATATTCATACATCGGAGCTTTCACGGCGGCCGTGATGGCGTTGAGCTATTTTGGCGTCCAAAACATTCTGACACGGGACATCGCTCAAAAGACGTTCGACACTTCCACCCTATATTCCACCGCCACGGCATTGCGGGGGATCATGGCGCTGCTGGCGGCGTCGCTGCTCGCCGCGCTTTGGATGATAGGGGAGAACGGGTCCATCCCTTTATGGATCGTCCTTCTTGCCGCGGCTTCGGAGGCGATGCTAGGGTACACGCTTTTGCAGAAATCGGTGCTCCAGGGGATTGAGCGGATGGGCTACATGCCTGTACTGACGTTCATCCAGTCCGTTTCCATCGGGATACTGGCCGTGGGGGTGATATACGCCAAGGGGGGCTATGAATGGTTCTTCGCTGCCGCGCTGCTTTCCAACGCGGCGCAGTTTATCGCAGGCGGAGGCATATTGAGGCGAAACGGGGTGCGCGTTGACTTCTCGCTGGTGCGCAAGGACCATCTGAAGACGTTTTTCGCCCACTCGATGATGGTCGGTTTCGCGGTGATCCTGTACAAGAACCTTTTCGTCGTGAACACCCTGGCGCTCAAATGGCTTGGAAACCTGGAGAGTCTGGCTTATTTTCAGGCTGTGCACGGCCTTGTCATCCAGTCCCAGATCCTCCCCATGGCGCTGTCCATGGCGGTGTTTCCGGCGGTGTCGCGCCTGATAAACAAGGATTTTGGCGCGGCGGCGAAGATACTTTCCGAATCGGTGAAGATCATGTTCTTCATAAGCGCCGGGGCGGCGGCCATTTTGTGGGCGTTCGCCGGAGAAGTGACCCAGCTTGTATATGGCGACAAGTACGCCCCCTCCGCCTATGCCATGGCCGTGCTTGCATGGGCCTTGCCGGCGTTATGGATGGACTTGCCGCTTTCCGGGGCGCTGGTGGCGATGAACCGGCAAAAATTCAGCGTGATGTGCGCCGCCGTGGTTCTTGCGGCCAATGCCGCCCTTGCCTTTGCGTTCATTCCGGCATACGGATTCCACGCCGCCTCATGGCTTGCCTTGGCGTCATACACCCTGATGCCGGTGTGCGCGGTGGCGTTCCTGATGAAACAGGGAGTGAGGTTTTCGTTCATGTCATGGGCGCCTCAGGCGGGAATTCCGGCGGCGGTGTGCATTATGGCGGCGCTCTGGCTAAAGCCGCATATTGGCCTTGCGGCATCCGCCGTTGGCGGGTTGGTCTATGTGGCCGGGCTGTTCATGACAAGGGGAGTGTCCATTTCGGAAATCAAAAACCTGCGGCGCGCCCTGGCCATGCCGGGGAAAGATGAGCGTTGA
- a CDS encoding lysophospholipid acyltransferase family protein → MLKDMMMWLYWKPFRWLLRRLPASMIHALAHLAGYALYSAAKNKRKAFIRLCGAFGIPDANRVAKRACQVHCLNEFEILVYPGLNRSNIGDFSSCEDLWRLDEALKQGRGVMLLFAHFGANQLIMPAIGYRGYKMSQISAPATTWADIQPGRKFSWMEKASLKLRMECELSLPVTHINLFKSIRKAYDCLKGNDILGIAIDGGGGKNRVHAGILGKTFQLSTGAMDLAMRTGCVVMPTFMIREKNGRSRMILEEPLKLHTGGDYDTDLKHNIQMFAARLDEYVRKYPCHYLNFLAWRKHMEIYGEPPFMYDTADAAAQGGALRGIGA, encoded by the coding sequence ATGTTAAAAGATATGATGATGTGGCTTTACTGGAAGCCGTTCCGCTGGCTATTAAGAAGGTTGCCGGCGAGCATGATCCACGCTCTGGCGCATCTTGCCGGATACGCGCTTTATAGCGCCGCTAAAAACAAAAGGAAAGCTTTCATACGCTTGTGCGGAGCGTTCGGGATTCCCGATGCAAATCGCGTGGCCAAACGCGCCTGCCAGGTCCACTGTCTCAACGAGTTTGAAATACTGGTTTACCCCGGCCTGAACCGTTCCAACATAGGCGACTTTTCCAGCTGTGAAGACTTATGGAGGCTGGACGAGGCCTTGAAACAGGGGCGGGGGGTGATGCTTCTGTTCGCTCATTTCGGCGCAAACCAGTTGATAATGCCCGCGATCGGATACAGGGGCTATAAAATGTCCCAAATCAGCGCCCCCGCCACCACATGGGCGGACATCCAGCCCGGAAGAAAGTTTTCATGGATGGAAAAGGCCTCGCTCAAACTGCGGATGGAGTGCGAGCTATCCCTGCCAGTCACCCACATCAACCTCTTCAAGTCCATAAGAAAAGCGTACGATTGCCTGAAAGGTAATGATATATTAGGGATTGCAATTGATGGTGGCGGTGGCAAAAATCGTGTCCACGCCGGCATTCTTGGCAAAACTTTCCAGCTTTCCACTGGGGCGATGGATCTTGCCATGCGCACAGGCTGTGTGGTAATGCCAACCTTTATGATCAGAGAAAAAAACGGCAGGAGCAGGATGATTTTGGAGGAACCGCTTAAACTTCATACCGGCGGCGATTATGACACAGACTTGAAACATAACATCCAGATGTTCGCCGCCCGGCTGGACGAATACGTCAGAAAGTATCCCTGCCATTACCTGAACTTCCTGGCGTGGCGCAAGCATATGGAAATATACGGCGAGCCTCCGTTCATGTATGACACGGCGGACGCCGCCGCACAGGGAGGCGCTTTGCGCGGAATCGGAGCCTGA
- a CDS encoding alkaline phosphatase family protein, producing the protein MGKRSRLYIIGIDGATFNIVSPMVERGELPNIGSVMAQGAWAPLKSTVPAFSPVAWSSIITGVNPGRHGIADAFIHHPDYHMSFANSTYRKNEPIWSIVNSMGVKTGVMNVPLTYPPEHVGGFMITGMFTPESADDFTWPLELRGDLQKRFGKYRFEAVQGENLERVIKTTYESIEQKDAVLDYLLAKDDPDFLFMVYVETDRIQHQFWKFIDEKNTTVNDADRRRYGSMIGDVYKKLDGSIGKIARRMGPEDTLIIVSDHGFGPLRTAFSLGAWLEENGYITYADNPAKSAAPSKISSIIQRIKRKALGIAPDKDEQINRFFGGVDWANTKAFTEGAAGGVFINVKGRQKTGTVEPGAEYERVRGELIAKLLEIKDPANGEKVIESAQKREEIYHSPDGLEGIPDLVVVCKMGYHTISPSEAAYYRMENTGMFFAHRWSGRHDDYGVLMMRGPKVKKGVKLSGADVMDVTPTALHLMGLPVSNEFDGKVLSEAIEGAPVESPAGEYAISKTGSAKDFSEDEAEQIRQKMIELGYLE; encoded by the coding sequence ATGGGGAAAAGAAGCCGTTTATACATAATCGGGATTGACGGGGCCACTTTCAACATAGTGTCCCCCATGGTGGAACGCGGCGAATTACCGAATATCGGCTCCGTAATGGCTCAAGGGGCATGGGCCCCGTTAAAATCCACCGTGCCGGCCTTCTCCCCGGTGGCGTGGTCCTCAATAATCACCGGGGTCAATCCCGGCAGGCACGGCATCGCCGACGCTTTCATCCATCATCCCGATTACCACATGAGTTTTGCGAATTCCACATACAGGAAGAACGAGCCAATATGGAGCATCGTAAACTCCATGGGGGTAAAGACCGGCGTGATGAACGTGCCGCTGACCTATCCGCCGGAGCATGTGGGCGGATTCATGATCACCGGCATGTTCACCCCCGAATCGGCCGACGACTTCACATGGCCCCTGGAGCTTCGGGGCGATCTGCAGAAAAGGTTCGGCAAATACCGTTTCGAGGCGGTGCAGGGAGAAAACCTTGAAAGGGTCATAAAGACCACCTATGAGTCCATCGAGCAGAAGGACGCAGTGCTGGATTATCTTCTGGCCAAGGACGATCCGGACTTTTTGTTCATGGTCTATGTGGAGACGGACCGCATCCAGCACCAGTTCTGGAAATTCATAGACGAAAAGAACACGACGGTCAACGACGCCGACAGGCGGCGCTACGGTTCCATGATCGGGGACGTTTACAAGAAACTGGACGGATCCATCGGCAAGATAGCCCGCAGGATGGGCCCTGAAGACACGCTTATAATAGTGTCGGACCATGGGTTCGGCCCGTTACGCACGGCCTTTTCCCTAGGAGCATGGCTTGAGGAGAACGGCTATATAACGTATGCGGACAATCCGGCCAAATCCGCCGCGCCTTCCAAAATCTCTTCTATCATCCAAAGGATAAAGCGCAAGGCGCTGGGAATCGCCCCGGACAAGGACGAACAGATCAACAGGTTCTTCGGGGGGGTGGACTGGGCGAACACCAAGGCCTTCACCGAAGGTGCGGCCGGAGGCGTGTTCATCAATGTGAAGGGGCGGCAAAAGACGGGGACGGTGGAGCCCGGGGCCGAGTATGAACGCGTGCGAGGCGAGCTTATCGCAAAACTGCTTGAGATAAAGGATCCGGCCAACGGCGAAAAAGTGATCGAATCGGCCCAGAAGCGGGAAGAAATCTATCATTCGCCCGACGGCCTTGAAGGGATACCGGATTTAGTGGTGGTGTGCAAGATGGGCTATCACACCATATCGCCGTCGGAAGCGGCCTATTACAGGATGGAGAACACCGGAATGTTCTTCGCCCATCGCTGGTCCGGCAGGCACGACGATTACGGAGTGCTCATGATGCGCGGCCCGAAGGTAAAAAAAGGGGTGAAACTTTCCGGGGCCGACGTGATGGACGTAACCCCCACGGCGCTCCACCTGATGGGGCTGCCTGTGAGCAACGAGTTCGACGGCAAGGTGCTAAGTGAAGCGATCGAAGGTGCGCCCGTTGAAAGTCCCGCCGGTGAGTACGCCATTTCTAAGACCGGATCGGCCAAGGATTTTTCCGAGGACGAGGCCGAGCAGATACGGCAAAAGATGATCGAGCTTGGATATCTGGAATGA